Genomic window (Drosophila albomicans strain 15112-1751.03 chromosome X, ASM965048v2, whole genome shotgun sequence):
GCGATTTGCTGTATTTCTACTTACTACTGacttatgttcgcctggtattttaTCAGCTTACTTGATTCTTTTAGCCGTTCACGGCTGCTTTTAAATGacctgcaacagcaacagatgAGGCCATAAAATGCTCAgtcaacaaatgaaataccaggagaacataaatcagcagcaagcagaactACAGTAAGTCACCAACTGAATTAGTAGCGCTATCCACTTGGGcgccaatttaaaatataaaattaaccGCCAAAAAAGAATCCGTTAAAATTCCGATATAATTTTTCGTTTAATATTTGCGTTTCTCCCTCATATCTCGGCCAAATCCTAAATGATCTTGCCTGGACTTACCTTTTTGTAATCAGGATAACTAGTTCTATCGATTGAAATTCAAGGACACAGTTTAGAAATCCACTTTATCTCGGTCACTAAGAGGACGATCTCGATGTCCTTTGGCGTAAGGATTGctcttataaaaataaactgattGGTGACTGTGACATAAAGGTAGTTCTTCATAAACCAAAATTGCGTATATCTTGGCCAAACTCTGTCAGATCTTTCCAGCACCTATGACAAGCGAAGCTTTTTGATTAGAGCTATCATCGTGCTAaagaatataacaaattttgaatgtgaaatgaaaacgaCAAAAAATGAGATTcgttaaaattttaaaataatttatttgtattatccAGCAAGTGACTTGGTGTATTTCTGCTTGATGTtgatttatgttatgttgGCAACCTAAATCTACCACAATTATGTcatttacttaattaattatttcaatcATCCATAATCCTTGTCAATATCCGCAAAAGTAATTCAAACAGCCTCGAATGGAAGTTTTTTGTGTGCAGAAAACTCGTTTTACATATCTCTGGATACATCTGAAATTGgagttaaataatatattatttattactgaTATATCCCAACTACGTATAAAGTGCCCTGCTAGTTTTGGCTGTAGCCAAGAGgttaatattcttttaatgTTATCAATTTAAACATCTAGAAAATATCGCTTGAGTTAATGTAGGTTTCAGCTGTGAAATGTTAAAAAGAGAAGAGACTTAAAAAATGTCCTGTTACCAACTAAAACTCATCATTATTCAATGCACCCCAGTTGCCATTCAAATTTTACATTCAAAGCAAGCAATATTTAGCGCCAAGGACATGCCGGACGTCAACAAAggcaatcagctgtttgtCCTTACAAGTTCTGGAAATGTTTGTGTGGTGTTCTTGTGTATGGTCACTCTCTTACGCAAGACTTAACAGCTGATAGTCGGGTCATGCGCAGTGAAAGTAATCAGCagtattgattttaatttgtcgtttgttgtagtatatttaagcAAACGTTGGTGGAATTAACAAAGTacgaaattttaatgaataacaATATACAAATGGACGGAGTGATTAGCTAGCACTCAAAGTCCAATTGTCAATCCATATGGATATTGACGAGATGATGGGTAGCAAATTGTGAATGCACGTACGATATGTACTACTCATACATATAGTATCTAACCCGTATTTGAAAAGACTGAAACCGATTTGACGTATGCAATTACAAGAGGAAGGGAAATAAAACAGAGAATTAGAATCAGAGCGAAGCTGAAACTTTTGAAGGACTCGATAGCAACAAGCAAAATGGAGATTCccatatcaaatatattattgctCTGTCTAATATTCCTGCTAATCGGTGGCGTAGTTATGATATTACTGCAGTATTTGCTCTTTATCAAATTCTCAAATCTACCCGATGAAAGCGAGGAACAGAAACAAATGAGCGCTATGTATACATTACCCACGGTGAGTTAGAGAATGTTTGTAAgtattatcaataaatattaatatttattaatcatCAGAATATAAAGCAAACGGCACGAAATCTAAACACTGGCCAAAACGATGGCACCAACTACGAAGTTCATCACAATAATGTGCAAAACTCATCCACGTTGGGTTCCTTCAATTTCGTTATGCAGTTCCTGTTTCACGAATTCAAAAACTCAAATCGTGTACGCAAATGGTTTTATCGCAAGCTCACTATTGAGCTAGATGAGCTAATTACTAAAACAACTACTGGAAAATTACTGGACAAATTAACGGTTTGCTTATTAGTTGCAGTTGTAGCGGCTAGAAAacattaatgcaaatatatctACTTTCAGATCAGGGAACTTGAGTTGGGCGACCAGTTTCCAGACATTAAATCTCTATCGGTGCATAATGTGCAACTCGATGAGGCAGAACAGCGCATCGAAAACTTAGACTTGTTAATGGATATTAACTACATAGGGAATTTCTCTACTTCCATCGATGCGGACATGGTGCTGGGAAAGAAAGGTTCCATTATGCTAAAAGGTAAATATTATAGCGAAGGAGAGATtacaacaatgaaaatgcaattgatttattgCTGGCATCATTTTCTAGATAATTTCTACTTCCGTTCATGCTCTAACTAACTAaaccatttttaattcaattatttttcatttcaagaCCAATTTGATTGACCTTCAAGGCCAAAGATCATTATTTAGTATCGTATAGACTTTTGACCCGCTTAAAGCATATACTTAATTGCGTCATAAATAATTCTTTGCTAttgaatgttttgttttttttagtgAAACAGCTATCTGGCTTGGTCCGTCTACAGTTCACACGCAAACCGTACACGCACTGGTCGCTTAGCTTTTTGGGCGATCCGGAACTCAATTTGGTGGTTGAATCCAAGTATCAAGGGCggcaaatgcaatcaaatatTACGAACCTCATATCGAATCAAATACGCAAAGCAGTCCGACGAAAACACACGCTGCCCAACTACAAACTGCGCTACAAACCCTTCTTCCACTGGACAGCCGAGACGCCGGACGAGGCGGGCGGGGAGTGCGACATACAGCCAAACGGTGGACTCACAGTGCGTGTGGCCGAGCTGTCACGATTGATGGCCTGCCCCGGCACCAGTCACATCTATTGCACCATTACGCTTGCGCCGGTTCCATTCATTGAGGCACAACAAAAGGATAATCGCAATGTGCTCATCTCACTGGATGTTATCATACACAAGGCGAAGAATCAGCAAATCGGCATTGTGTTCAAGCAGAGCACCAGTCAGGTGGTGAAAATCGAATCGATACTGCCCAACACACCGGCCTGCAAATCGAATCTATTGTCGGGCGATATTCTTGTTGCGATTGAGGGCAAACAGGTGACGACGATTCAGCAAATCGCCAAGGTGGTCAAAAATCTGCAGTCGACGGTCTGTTGCCTCCGCATCGAACGCATTATTCCGGGCATCATACGCAACGATGCCATATTGGAGGATCTGGAGAAATACGATGATCTATGCGATATTCCAGCCACAGTTTCTGCTGCAGCGAAATCGGATGCTGACGATGCAACTGAGATCAACACCAAACTTTTGGCAGTGCAAAAAAGTCGCAACTCGAGCGAGTCGAGTCTAAGTGCAACGCCCACGAATTCAcctaaaaaatcaaatattattgcCAAGGCCATCAAGAAGACGATGAGCCGTGAAAGCGGCGATGCACATAAATCAGATGAGACGCCTTCAAAGTCCGCTGCCACTTTAACAGCTGATGACAAGTCAACAGTCACAGGTACAGCGGCTGGTGAAAAGTCGCTAGATGATGTCAACTATTTCTATCAACACTCGACGATCGACTGTCCGTTCAGTCCGCTCATTCATATGGG
Coding sequences:
- the LOC117577639 gene encoding PDZ domain-containing protein 8, translated to MEIPISNILLLCLIFLLIGGVVMILLQYLLFIKFSNLPDESEEQKQMSAMYTLPTNIKQTARNLNTGQNDGTNYEVHHNNVQNSSTLGSFNFVMQFLFHEFKNSNRVRKWFYRKLTIELDELITKTTTGKLLDKLTIRELELGDQFPDIKSLSVHNVQLDEAEQRIENLDLLMDINYIGNFSTSIDADMVLGKKGSIMLKVKQLSGLVRLQFTRKPYTHWSLSFLGDPELNLVVESKYQGRQMQSNITNLISNQIRKAVRRKHTLPNYKLRYKPFFHWTAETPDEAGGECDIQPNGGLTVRVAELSRLMACPGTSHIYCTITLAPVPFIEAQQKDNRNVLISLDVIIHKAKNQQIGIVFKQSTSQVVKIESILPNTPACKSNLLSGDILVAIEGKQVTTIQQIAKVVKNLQSTVCCLRIERIIPGIIRNDAILEDLEKYDDLCDIPATVSAAAKSDADDATEINTKLLAVQKSRNSSESSLSATPTNSPKKSNIIAKAIKKTMSRESGDAHKSDETPSKSAATLTADDKSTVTGTAAGEKSLDDVNYFYQHSTIDCPFSPLIHMGDLSNFQLDANSRYINVCVFGKCAGESVLLGYNNIQIGQILVECCETTLSQCLKQIILNPANLLPVKSHPLSNQSGFNPNLCFGDILFGFSWNGSPNSESTSKTPGKSLSPVRSQSTTSDKNTEDGNAEAVAAKSTYSDGAATAATTTKAHNFIRTHFHRATQCDFCGKKIWLKDAMQCKDCTMCCHKKCIAKCQNATVCGPVECYAPPTTTQTTVVNKPEFTITQAEYIDLVEPKSSSGAMQPDEASFDGGIEPTQQGNLDVHRASLTEMLAQGIKRQASNLDIPGIVSSLSGNNSPINSKSLPPSPQQSLSRKTSMSEEALKQQLPNQNPFVRVTQHLDALPLECATFSFEQVVLITEPIVKHSRNEDLMNLAKSYSKDLYTEIPPNERVAKINELLTKLKIALDAETEGYTTPQSDGQKLKLKSDSPWKAMASTKNQSEERVQALSIIMLYLCTGLQHAQGVVTQ